A single genomic interval of Polynucleobacter necessarius harbors:
- the mrdA gene encoding penicillin-binding protein 2: MVSFKKPGLDSFQERIHIATLFVSFCFLLLVTRLVWLQLVSHGKYALLAESNRIALVPAPANRGLLIDRNGIVIGRNYSALTLDVNAEEVKGNVDQLINDLSEIIDISPRDRRNFKRSLEDSRNMGAVPLRSMLNETETARFMATRYRFPGVEIHARSFREYPYNELASHLIGYIGRVSQKDKERMQAEIESAKADNPDALQASFLPGIQYVGKIGLEQSYETVLRGVPGYDQVEITAGGKPVRTLSSSPSVPGKNVVLSIDIKLQYLVEQLYGNFRGAFVAIEPKTGDVLAFVSKPNFNPNDFVEGIDSLTWKELNDSPQKPLYNRPLKGIYPPGSTYKPFMALAALENKKRTPSQTISDPGYFGFGNHTFRDDKKGGHGIVDMQKSIVESCDTYYYMLARDMGVNMIAEFMKPLGFGQITGIDLQGEARGVLPSTEWKKNTFKKPEQQKWYAGETISLGIGQGYNAFTILQLAHAMANVANNGIVMKPHLVNAIEDPFTRNRVLTTPKESYRIDLNADNIEVIKKAMLEVNNSGTSAAAFKGTGYQVGGKTGTAQVFSLNSKEYKHGATAEFLRDHALYIAFAPADKHTIVIAMVVENAGFGAQYAAPIARKALDYYIEGKWPKEIPEWKRAP, translated from the coding sequence ATGGTTTCTTTTAAAAAACCGGGTCTCGACTCATTTCAAGAGCGCATTCATATTGCGACTCTATTTGTCTCATTTTGCTTTCTCTTGCTAGTCACTCGTCTTGTGTGGCTGCAACTCGTTAGCCACGGCAAATACGCGCTACTTGCGGAAAGCAATCGTATCGCCCTCGTTCCTGCACCAGCAAATCGCGGTCTTTTAATTGACCGCAATGGCATCGTCATTGGCAGAAATTACTCCGCCCTCACCCTAGACGTCAATGCTGAAGAAGTAAAAGGTAACGTAGATCAGTTAATCAATGATCTTTCCGAAATTATTGATATTTCCCCTAGAGACCGTCGTAATTTCAAGCGCTCACTGGAAGATTCCCGCAATATGGGCGCTGTTCCCCTGCGCTCCATGCTCAATGAGACCGAAACAGCCCGTTTTATGGCCACTCGCTACCGTTTTCCTGGGGTAGAAATCCACGCTAGAAGCTTTCGGGAGTACCCCTACAACGAATTGGCCTCCCATTTAATTGGCTATATTGGCCGCGTTTCTCAGAAAGACAAGGAACGCATGCAAGCTGAAATTGAGAGTGCAAAAGCAGATAATCCAGATGCTTTACAAGCTTCGTTCTTGCCAGGCATTCAGTACGTTGGAAAAATTGGTTTGGAGCAAAGTTATGAAACTGTGCTGCGCGGAGTGCCTGGATATGATCAAGTAGAAATTACCGCGGGTGGCAAACCCGTTCGCACTCTTTCTAGCTCACCTTCGGTTCCTGGCAAGAATGTGGTTCTCTCGATTGATATCAAGCTGCAATACCTGGTTGAACAACTATATGGAAATTTCCGGGGCGCATTTGTAGCGATTGAACCTAAGACGGGCGATGTATTGGCATTTGTATCTAAGCCTAACTTCAATCCAAATGATTTTGTTGAAGGCATTGATTCACTCACCTGGAAAGAGTTGAATGACTCGCCACAGAAACCCCTCTACAACCGCCCACTTAAAGGCATCTACCCACCAGGATCGACATACAAACCGTTCATGGCATTAGCGGCTTTAGAAAATAAAAAACGCACACCATCACAAACGATTTCAGATCCTGGTTACTTTGGCTTTGGCAATCACACTTTCCGCGACGATAAAAAAGGTGGTCACGGTATTGTTGATATGCAAAAGTCTATTGTGGAATCTTGCGATACTTACTACTACATGCTTGCGCGTGATATGGGTGTCAACATGATCGCTGAATTTATGAAGCCACTGGGCTTTGGCCAAATTACTGGCATTGATCTGCAAGGTGAAGCGAGGGGTGTTTTGCCATCTACCGAATGGAAGAAAAATACTTTCAAAAAACCAGAGCAGCAAAAATGGTACGCAGGTGAAACGATTTCGCTAGGCATTGGTCAGGGCTATAACGCTTTCACTATTTTGCAATTAGCTCATGCCATGGCAAACGTTGCCAATAACGGCATCGTCATGAAACCCCATTTAGTCAACGCCATTGAAGATCCATTTACGCGCAACAGAGTTCTTACAACACCCAAAGAAAGTTATCGCATCGATCTGAATGCGGACAATATTGAAGTGATTAAGAAAGCCATGCTTGAAGTCAATAATTCTGGCACTTCAGCAGCTGCATTTAAAGGAACTGGGTACCAAGTTGGTGGCAAAACAGGGACTGCGCAAGTTTTTAGTTTGAACTCGAAAGAATATAAGCATGGAGCAACTGCAGAGTTCTTGCGTGACCATGCTTTGTATATTGCATTTGCACCCGCTGATAAACATACTATCGTGATCGCGATGGTTGTAGAGAACGCAGGCTTTGGCGCGCAGTACGCGGCACCAATCGCACGTAAAGCATTGGATTACTACATTGAGGGCAAGTGGCCTAAGGAGATTCCTGAATGGAAAAGAGCCCCTTAA
- the rodA gene encoding rod shape-determining protein RodA: MEKSPLIKVKAFFFGIFSGLDRQLGLILLGLAAVGFFTFLSASQNTPVQIADELRNLALSFVVMWLVSRIPPKWLEMGAIWIYGLGVALLIAVAAFGLIKKGARRWLNIGVVIQPSEIMKIAMPLMLAWYFQKREGIQKTWDHAVAGIILAIPVFLIARQPDLGTALLVFAAGLYVIILADLPWKWILPFVGLGVVGILLIIIFGSTSCAHDVVWPFVHKYQKHRICTLLDPTSDPLGKGFHTIQSMIAIGSGGFFGKGWFQGTQAHLEFIPEKHTDFVFAVFSEEFGLLGNLVLLALFFALIKRGLAISASAPNLFTRLLGASVTLIFFTYAFVNIGMVSGLLPVVGIPLPFISYGGTALVTLGFGAGILMSIHRHRRLVQS; the protein is encoded by the coding sequence ATGGAAAAGAGCCCCTTAATTAAAGTAAAAGCATTTTTCTTTGGTATTTTTTCTGGCCTTGATCGCCAGCTCGGCCTTATTTTACTTGGCTTAGCGGCTGTCGGCTTTTTTACTTTTTTATCCGCCAGTCAAAATACGCCCGTACAAATTGCAGATGAATTGCGCAACCTCGCGCTCTCTTTTGTGGTGATGTGGCTTGTCTCTCGTATTCCACCAAAATGGTTGGAGATGGGTGCCATTTGGATCTACGGACTTGGTGTCGCGCTTTTAATTGCCGTGGCCGCATTTGGACTTATTAAAAAAGGCGCGCGTCGTTGGCTCAACATTGGCGTTGTCATTCAACCATCAGAAATTATGAAAATTGCTATGCCGCTGATGCTTGCGTGGTACTTCCAGAAGCGCGAAGGCATACAAAAAACTTGGGACCATGCGGTTGCTGGAATTATTTTGGCAATTCCCGTCTTCTTAATTGCGCGTCAGCCTGACCTCGGTACCGCCTTGCTTGTTTTTGCGGCAGGGCTTTATGTGATTATTCTGGCAGACCTTCCTTGGAAATGGATTCTGCCATTCGTAGGACTTGGTGTTGTTGGCATTTTATTAATTATTATTTTCGGTAGCACCAGTTGCGCCCATGATGTTGTTTGGCCGTTTGTACACAAGTATCAAAAACATCGCATTTGCACTTTGCTAGACCCCACTAGCGATCCATTAGGAAAAGGCTTCCACACCATTCAGTCAATGATCGCAATTGGCTCTGGCGGATTCTTTGGCAAGGGCTGGTTTCAAGGAACACAAGCGCATTTGGAATTCATTCCAGAAAAACATACTGACTTTGTATTTGCCGTTTTCTCTGAAGAGTTTGGCTTACTAGGAAACCTAGTATTGTTAGCACTGTTTTTTGCGCTGATCAAAAGAGGGCTTGCAATTTCGGCAAGCGCGCCAAATTTATTTACCCGTTTATTGGGCGCATCTGTCACACTGATCTTCTTTACTTATGCATTTGTAAACATTGGCATGGTCAGCGGACTTCTGCCAGTGGTTGGCATACCGCTGCCATTTATTAGTTACGGTGGAACGGCGTTAGTCACCCTTGGTTTTGGTGCCGGTATTTTGATGAGTATTCATCGTCACCGCCGTTTAGTACAAAGCTAA
- a CDS encoding HU family DNA-binding protein, with protein sequence MCADINIYKELHLNKSELIAAIADDAEISKAKAEFALNSAIENIIKAVTKGDSVQLIGFGTFSSGKSAARMGRNPKTGEPLKIAAAKTVKFSAGKTFKDSVNKRKK encoded by the coding sequence ATGTGCGCTGACATCAATATCTATAAGGAGCTTCACTTGAACAAATCCGAACTAATCGCGGCGATTGCTGACGACGCGGAGATTTCTAAAGCCAAAGCTGAATTTGCATTGAATTCTGCTATCGAGAACATCATCAAAGCTGTTACTAAAGGTGACTCAGTACAACTGATCGGCTTTGGTACTTTTTCTTCTGGCAAAAGTGCTGCACGTATGGGTCGTAACCCAAAAACTGGCGAGCCGCTCAAAATCGCTGCTGCAAAAACTGTTAAGTTTTCTGCTGGTAAAACATTTAAAGATTCAGTTAACAAGCGTAAGAAGTAA